AACTAAGGATGTGAGAAAAGATTCTAGTATCGTAATGTGATATAATATTACAACATTTAAATGATAAATGTTGATAAGAAATAGATCCGAGACACGTCTTTGTATTTGGATTGTACAAGAAACCAAATGAGGTGAAGTATGATATTATGCTATAATATAATGCATTCGGGAGGTAATATCGTAAACTAGTATATGACGCATAATACCGGTCTACGATACTACCCATTGTAAGGAAAATACACACTCTTTATAGGTAAGAGTAAATAAAAATCCCCACACCTCGAGCCTGGGCCCTGGGTGCCCACGGCCCAACTCCGGCCCTGACGTTGCGGTGGCACACACGTGTACCCCGTGTCTTCGCCTGCCATGGCGCCACATGGTGAGGAGAGCATGGTGCATGAGATCATTTGTGAATACTCTCGCCATTCAAAACACATCCTTTTTGTCAGAAATCAAAATTTTGTTTACTCCAACCAGGTTCGGCTAAAGAATATTGACACCCAAAATACGGAATAGATAAGGTGCTAAAGATATATTCCACGATGCATCTAACAATAGTGATTTGCTATTggttgttgtttttctttttctttggtaaACTTGGTCAGACGTTACAAAATTTGAACCGGGACAAAACTAATATACAATATATTTATAGATAGAATAGAGGAGTAGTAATTCTCGCCAGTTGTGGAGCATTTATAAACACAAGAGTTATTCGGGGAATCTCcttcttttgcaaaaaaaaaaggttTGCAAAAAAAAGGGAACAAATATATCATAAAAGGTTCATAAGAACTAGTAGAACAAATCTATTATAAAAGGTTCATAAGTTTACATGTGACGACTCTTTCATAGTCCAGTCCAGTTGGTAGAACTGCCCGCGGCCTGCAGAGCATTGTCACCATGCATATGGCGCGCCCACGACATGCCTGCCCAACAAGAGGTTACATATGCTCTGTTCCATCCATCCGGCCGGCCAATTTTCTACGAACCCTAATTAACTAATCAACCAGCGTTGGTTGACTCCTTCGTTTTATCACCTCGCAACAGCCAACATCGCACGTCCACAAGCAGATTAAAAATGGCTTCCTTTACCACCTCGCTAAtcacactcctctccctctcgtctCGGCTCCCCCATATAATCCCAACCACGCCCCGTCCTTCTCGTCTCATCAGAATCCAGAGTCCGCACGCGAGAACTCACACCGACGGACATGGGGAACTGCCAGGCGGCGGACGCGGCGGCCGTGGTGATCCAGCACCcgggcgacggcaaggtggagcgcCTCCACTGGCCGGCCACCGCGGCGGACGTCATGCGCAGGAACCCCGGCCACTACGTCGCGCTCGTCCTCCTCCATCACGTCTCTGCCGGCGGCGGCGTTGACCCAGACCCAGCagtcgccggagaaggaggagatgCCAGGATAACCAAGGTGAAGCTCCTCAAGCCGAGGGACACGCTCCACCTCGGCCAGGTCTACCGCCTAATCACCTCCCAAGGTTCGTGCCCTGCATCCGCCAACGGTTCTTGGATTGGATTCTTTTGCGTCCTGTCCGGTTCCCTCTCTTTCTTACATGGAGATGGAGATTAACCAATCGATCGACCGTGGCGCGTGCGTGCAGAGGTGACCAAGGCCGTGCAGACGAGGAGGCAGGAGAGGACGCGCGGTTGCGACGAGGCGATCGAGCAGAAGCGGCCGCGGCTGCACCGGCGCCGGCAGCCGCCGAGGCCGAGAGGCGACAACGCGGCCACTACAGAACAGAGGCAGCCCGCCGACCATCAGCAACGGAAGCAGCCGGAGAAGGACCGGCACCACCGGAGCATGGCGGCCGCCCGCGGGGGAGGCAGAAGCCGGCACTGGCGCCCGGCGCTGCAGAGCATCACAGAGTCGTCGTCGAGCGGGCACGCCGAGTGCGAGGATGTACCATCTAAATGAACCGGAAatggtaggaggagctaggaacgTGTACATTTCGCGAGAGGAGCGGCAAGGCGTCGTCGCCAGAGAGTTGCCCTTTCGTTGTAGCCATGGAACACTGCCCTGAACGTGCGTGAAAAACTGAAAATACGTCCACCGGCCTCTGTCCCGCCGTCTGAATCCGTTTTTTCTGGTGATGCGGCACCATGCGTTGCTCGTGCCGCCGTCGAATCGCCAAGCGTGCTGGCTAGTTGCTGTTGAGATCCAACGGTTTATCCAGGTCGCGCACCATCCGGCACCACGCGCTATTCCTGGTCACGCAGATGCCgagtgtgtgctcattgtgttacCTTACTGCGAGATTACAAGATTTCAGTTTCAAGGATGGCAGTCCACATTGATGCAGAAATGTCATTGCATTGATGCAGGAGCAGGTCCGACACCGAACCCCGCGGTACACCACCATTCAACttagggagtacctagaactcatctagatgagacgtaatttggtctcattcacctggaAAACAAGAAcggatacaacccacgtcagcacacacgcatcttgtagcaccacatccaatggctataaaaggtgagtgagaccaaattaaatctcatctagatgagttctagcaaaactgttcaACTTAAGTTTCAGTTTTCAGTTCAGACGATTTCAAAAAGTGGTAGGCACGCACGTTCCTCTCTAGGATGAACGGTCAGAGAGACCGCCTGGTCAATGGGATTGAAAAACACAGTGATTTTGTTGATTTTAAAGCGCCAAGCCTCGGAATTCGCTTTCCCCAGCAAATTTATCACAGAAATTGTACTTATCAAACTTGTGCTCGAGTACTACTACTAGCTCCAGCATGTTGAATATTACTACTAGCAATCGGGTCTCCATTCAACAATTGCAAGCTGATGGGCACGCCGCCAGCGATTTGATTATTCCCTCCATTTCTTTTGGCAAGACGCAACCCCATGCTTTGACTACCTACCCCATTTTTTAAGCACGAGTATATGATGATGAGTACGTTGACATGAGCTGAACCTGATGGGTCACCTTGACAGAAAGGCTACAAAATTTAAAACATGACGACAATCCGCGAAAAATGTGTGGCAGGAAAAATGTGTGACAGACAATCTGTGGGACAGCCTGCTTCATGCCACACGTGCGGCAGGAAAAATGTGTGGGTCAAACTCCTTCGtgcacacgtgtggcacttatcatttgggtaATATTTTGGGACAATTCAGTTGGTTTCGAGGATAAACCGGTGGAAAGAATCAGAgatggaaagaaaataaaattcaaAACAGGAAGAGGAACATCGGCGGTGTACCTGTTCTTCTGGCGACGCTCGGTTCAGAAGAACATCGGTCATCGGGTGCACTCTCCCCGCGCCCATCCCATGTCCTTGAACGTGATAGTAAATAAGGCCAGGTTCGACCTCTCTGTGACTTGATTTGATTTAGGCCAATGTAGTGAAGGAGCGGGAGGGATCCCCACCCCCCGACCATACATACACCAACATGTTTGATAAAATTCTTCATATACCCTTCAAATTTACATATGAAATAGAAAAAAATATTTTAATTGACTACACCTACATGAGAGTACGTTTAAACTTGTTTGCGAGTTAATTCTGTTTTTACCCCCATTCTTGTTTTTGCAACTTTACAAGGATTACCTTGCTTAACTAAGACTCTCCTGTCAGACCTGGGCCATGTTTTGCCTTTTTAAATTCTGTAGCCTATCCGCCAaggcggtcccacatgtcagcgccGATGTGGTGTGTCACATGGATGGTGTCGAGTGCCGACTCTCGATGCGCAAGAGAGGAATGCAGTTGTGATGTGAAGGAGATTGCAATGCTCGAGGTCTCATGTGCCCCGCCGAATCAACACACGGATCAGTTGGTCGGATTAGCTCATTTACCTTATATAAATGTGTAGTGTTGTTAATATTTTCTTCTCACTCGTGGTGTTATTGTTGACAGCGGAATTTGTTTGTGATATGTGATCTTGTAACACATGTGCATGGTTTTTCTATGTCTTCTAGTTCTGGAATTCCGGCCCTACTTGTTAGTTGGTAGGAAGATCACATTACCATACAAGGATAATAGTACAGAAGGTTGTATTCACTGTATTTTGCATTCAAAAATGGTCTGATTTTGTTTATTTATTATTAAGTGAAGTATATTGGAGTTAATAAGAAACTAAAACACACAAGGATAACAAAGGTCGTTGATAAAATCCGAGATTACGTCATTTGTAGGCCTCGCCTCTGGGCCCAACTTCTGCATCTTGTTGCTTGTCCAAACATCCGTTGAAGAAACTAacatcaacatttttttaaaagatgTATGAGCCATCCGACCTGTTGGTCTTGGGAAGTGCGAGTTAGATTGCTTAATTTGCAGGACACTGTGCAAAAACTAATGTCATTGATTTCCATCTTCATTTTGCTTGCTTAATGCATGATATTCAGCAGTATAGAAGGATTCCATACAACCAAACCAAACTCGGCACCACAACTGCCGCCACCAAAGAAAGCCTAAGCACCCGACGACAACCCGCAAAATCTACAACCGACGAGGCCGAAAAAACCACATGAGACTTTTATTCGGCGTGACACCACCTCCGCCATTACAAGATCTGGAGTTTCCGACAATAATTC
The window above is part of the Triticum aestivum cultivar Chinese Spring chromosome 2A, IWGSC CS RefSeq v2.1, whole genome shotgun sequence genome. Proteins encoded here:
- the LOC123187328 gene encoding uncharacterized protein, whose translation is MGNCQAADAAAVVIQHPGDGKVERLHWPATAADVMRRNPGHYVALVLLHHVSAGGGVDPDPAVAGEGGDARITKVKLLKPRDTLHLGQVYRLITSQEVTKAVQTRRQERTRGCDEAIEQKRPRLHRRRQPPRPRGDNAATTEQRQPADHQQRKQPEKDRHHRSMAAARGGGRSRHWRPALQSITESSSSGHAECEDVPSK